Proteins from a single region of Sphaerochaeta globosa str. Buddy:
- a CDS encoding DNA alkylation repair protein: MNQNELRRRLSEMAEPSYRAFSEKLKVSDRPIYGVRTPMIQKLVKELFKTEGIKALDDFFTYTDPSYEEIQISYSLFGLLKLEGQSAFSYLNKLRQFNESWATNDNLSGCLSHLTAEPSLYPYLLSLLKESNPYDQRLGIVALMYYYLDDSHINETLRELATVTNPHYYVVMALGWAYASAFCKNREETLPYLQTGRLQEPVRRKAIQKCVESLLVSAEDKVLLKRLRKGL; encoded by the coding sequence TTGAACCAGAACGAATTACGACGAAGGCTCAGCGAGATGGCTGAGCCATCGTATCGTGCCTTCAGTGAGAAACTCAAGGTATCCGATAGACCCATCTATGGGGTACGGACACCCATGATCCAGAAGCTGGTCAAAGAACTTTTCAAAACCGAAGGCATCAAGGCACTTGATGATTTCTTCACCTATACCGATCCCTCCTACGAGGAGATCCAAATCAGCTATTCGCTCTTTGGCTTGCTCAAGTTGGAGGGGCAAAGCGCTTTTTCCTACCTTAACAAGCTCAGACAGTTCAATGAGAGTTGGGCAACCAATGACAACCTCAGCGGCTGTCTATCACATTTGACAGCAGAACCTTCGTTGTATCCATATTTGCTTTCCTTGCTCAAAGAAAGCAATCCGTATGACCAACGGCTGGGTATTGTTGCCTTGATGTATTACTACCTCGATGATTCTCACATCAACGAAACGCTCAGAGAGCTCGCCACGGTTACCAATCCCCACTACTATGTGGTCATGGCCCTAGGTTGGGCCTATGCCTCAGCCTTCTGCAAGAACCGTGAGGAAACCCTACCCTATCTCCAAACAGGAAGACTCCAGGAACCTGTTCGGCGCAAAGCCATCCAGAAGTGCGTTGAGTCCCTGCTGGTCAGTGCTGAGGATAAGGTACTACTTAAGCGTCTCCGCAAAGGACTCTAA
- a CDS encoding dipeptidase, with protein MYPVIDLHCDTIYELEYQKEGSLAENKGHTSLRWMDKAGKVTTCFALFVDTKQCVSAWHQAQALHERFLREMRLNQDRIIPVSQAVELATSFKHGAILSCEELQILEGKLDRIQTLSSWGVRLATLTWNYENDLGFPHHQRGGLKSFGFAAVEALEQNNILVDVSHLNDDGFFDVASVARKPLIASHSNCRYITNHSRNLSDRMIRTIAESGGVIGLNFCPSFLSEDWHSSSLEAMVRHALHLKKVGGSSVLALGTDYDGITGELAIPHYDSLPLLWQALEHSGFTASELEGLWSENALRVLCGDA; from the coding sequence ATGTATCCAGTGATCGATCTGCATTGTGACACCATCTATGAGCTGGAGTATCAGAAAGAAGGCTCCTTGGCAGAAAACAAGGGTCATACCTCGCTTCGCTGGATGGACAAGGCGGGAAAAGTAACCACCTGTTTTGCCCTATTTGTTGATACAAAGCAATGCGTTTCTGCTTGGCATCAGGCCCAAGCTTTACATGAGCGCTTCCTTCGTGAAATGCGTCTCAACCAGGATAGGATCATACCGGTTTCTCAAGCAGTTGAACTTGCCACTAGCTTCAAGCATGGGGCGATACTCAGCTGCGAGGAGCTGCAGATTCTGGAAGGAAAGCTGGATCGTATCCAAACACTCTCCTCCTGGGGGGTGCGTCTTGCAACCCTGACATGGAATTATGAGAACGACTTGGGTTTCCCTCACCATCAGAGGGGAGGCTTGAAGTCCTTTGGGTTTGCAGCAGTAGAGGCCCTGGAACAAAACAATATTCTCGTGGATGTCTCCCACCTCAACGACGATGGATTTTTTGATGTCGCATCGGTTGCTCGGAAGCCCCTTATTGCAAGTCACTCAAATTGCCGGTATATAACCAATCACAGCCGGAACCTCAGCGACCGGATGATCCGCACCATCGCCGAAAGCGGTGGGGTGATAGGGCTGAATTTCTGCCCCTCCTTTCTCTCCGAGGACTGGCACTCCAGCAGCCTCGAGGCCATGGTGCGTCATGCTCTCCATCTGAAGAAGGTTGGGGGGAGCTCAGTATTGGCATTGGGTACCGATTACGATGGCATTACCGGTGAGCTTGCCATACCGCATTATGACAGCTTGCCTTTGTTGTGGCAGGCTTTGGAACATAGTGGATTCACTGCTTCAGAATTGGAAGGACTTTGGTCGGAAAATGCCCTTAGAGTCCTTTGCGGAGACGCTTAA
- the trxA gene encoding thioredoxin: MIKHVNKSTYEAEVLKSTVPVVVDFWAAWCGPCRMQGTILEQLDKEITADQAKIVKVNVDEEGELAGTFGVQSIPTLLFYKDGKVVNKAVGVRDAAALRKSLGI, from the coding sequence ATGATTAAACATGTTAATAAGAGCACATATGAAGCTGAAGTTTTGAAGAGCACCGTACCCGTAGTTGTCGATTTCTGGGCCGCTTGGTGTGGACCGTGTCGCATGCAGGGAACCATTCTCGAGCAATTGGACAAGGAAATCACTGCCGATCAGGCAAAGATTGTGAAGGTCAACGTAGACGAGGAAGGCGAACTGGCAGGCACGTTTGGTGTACAGTCCATCCCCACCCTTCTGTTCTACAAGGACGGCAAGGTAGTGAATAAGGCCGTTGGCGTACGCGATGCAGCCGCCCTGAGAAAGTCTTTGGGAATCTAA
- the trpB gene encoding tryptophan synthase subunit beta, with the protein MQNALTKEINTTNLPTKEGRFGEFGGSYIPPQLQAVMDEITQAYEQIVQDPAFLNELSDLQKHYVGRPSPVYHAKRLSDAVGGAQIYLKREDLNHTGAHKINHCIGEVLLAKKLGKKKVIAETGAGQHGVALATAAALMGLECDIYMGAVDIKKEAPNVSRMKILGATVVEVTRGTKTLKDAVDAAFEAYLQDPVTQIYCIGSVVGPHPFPMMVRDFQSVVGIEARKQIQEMTGSLPDAIVACVGGGSNAMGIFSAFLDDKLVKLYGVEPAGRGLDTPDHAATITKGSVGILHGFKSLLLQDEKGEALPVYSIASGLDYPGVGPQHSYLHSIGRVIYDSATDREAVEAFYGLSRMEGIIPALESSHAVAHAIKLAQKMSKDEVILVNLSGRGDKDIDFVMEHYPLVEYEPQEGGDGFEEFLAHIKQK; encoded by the coding sequence ATGCAGAACGCACTTACTAAAGAAATAAACACAACCAATCTTCCCACCAAGGAAGGACGCTTCGGAGAGTTTGGAGGTTCGTATATCCCTCCCCAATTGCAAGCAGTTATGGACGAGATCACCCAAGCCTATGAGCAGATAGTCCAAGACCCGGCATTCCTGAATGAACTCTCAGACCTCCAAAAACACTATGTCGGCCGCCCTTCGCCGGTCTACCATGCGAAGCGTCTGTCCGATGCAGTTGGTGGAGCTCAGATTTACCTTAAGCGGGAAGACCTGAACCATACCGGAGCCCATAAGATCAACCACTGCATCGGAGAGGTGCTGCTCGCCAAAAAACTGGGCAAGAAAAAAGTAATTGCTGAGACAGGCGCCGGTCAACACGGTGTTGCACTCGCCACCGCCGCTGCATTGATGGGTCTGGAGTGTGACATTTACATGGGAGCGGTTGACATTAAGAAAGAGGCTCCAAATGTAAGCCGGATGAAAATCCTCGGTGCTACCGTAGTCGAGGTAACCAGAGGGACCAAAACGCTCAAGGATGCCGTTGATGCAGCCTTTGAAGCCTATCTCCAAGACCCTGTAACCCAGATTTACTGCATCGGCTCGGTAGTTGGTCCCCATCCCTTCCCCATGATGGTCCGTGATTTCCAAAGTGTGGTTGGCATAGAAGCAAGAAAGCAGATTCAGGAGATGACCGGCTCCCTCCCTGATGCAATCGTGGCTTGTGTCGGCGGAGGTTCAAATGCCATGGGCATTTTCAGTGCCTTCCTCGATGACAAACTGGTCAAGCTCTATGGGGTTGAACCGGCCGGAAGAGGCTTGGACACTCCCGATCATGCAGCAACCATCACCAAGGGTAGTGTTGGCATTCTACATGGATTCAAGAGTCTGCTCCTCCAGGACGAAAAGGGAGAAGCCTTGCCGGTCTATTCAATTGCCAGTGGTCTCGATTACCCGGGTGTTGGACCACAACACAGCTACCTGCACAGCATTGGCCGCGTTATATACGATAGTGCTACCGACCGAGAGGCGGTAGAAGCTTTCTATGGTTTGAGCAGGATGGAGGGCATTATCCCGGCTCTTGAATCCAGCCATGCAGTAGCCCATGCCATTAAGCTGGCTCAGAAAATGAGTAAGGATGAGGTCATTTTAGTCAACCTTTCAGGAAGGGGGGACAAGGACATAGACTTTGTCATGGAGCACTATCCTTTGGTGGAGTATGAACCGCAGGAAGGTGGTGATGGATTTGAGGAGTTCCTGGCACATATCAAGCAGAAGTAA
- the cas2 gene encoding CRISPR-associated endonuclease Cas2: protein MWVFVGFDVPTLTKLDVKRANRFRNDLLDMGFSRFQLSFYTYYVPSKQRAETLAKQVEHKVPPNGKVSIFFITDRQFGMTRTFYAGQQVENECPEQGLLFE, encoded by the coding sequence ATGTGGGTTTTTGTAGGATTCGATGTTCCGACTCTCACGAAGCTCGATGTCAAGCGTGCAAATCGGTTTCGAAATGATTTGCTGGATATGGGATTCTCCCGGTTCCAGTTATCATTCTATACCTATTATGTGCCCTCTAAACAACGTGCTGAAACCTTGGCAAAACAGGTTGAACATAAAGTACCTCCAAATGGTAAGGTCTCAATTTTCTTTATAACAGATCGGCAGTTCGGGATGACCAGGACGTTCTATGCCGGTCAACAGGTAGAGAATGAGTGCCCTGAGCAGGGATTGCTTTTTGAATAA
- the cas1 gene encoding type II CRISPR-associated endonuclease Cas1, protein MWRVIDLGGTGYYLHTVHNKLIVEKDGEESLIPFDDIHSIICHGIGFRYSDKFFKSCLHHKVPVTFCDEKHIPLGMLLPMLQHKDTSQRMDIQLKASLPRRKQAWQQIITEKLKNQRDFLQHLQIPGVKRLDVLSQTVLSGDSSNNEAQGARVYFESIYGTSFFRSDEDNAINGKLDYGYSILRSAVARAVVDTGLLPSCGVFHSSRINPFCLVDDLMEPFRPMVDSLVLAMCSKYGVIEDLESREKKELMRITAREVVFEEQDVEFSYALRLYVLSYLSFLSRNRDAIQFPKYRYAWAV, encoded by the coding sequence ATGTGGAGAGTGATTGACCTTGGTGGTACTGGTTATTACCTGCACACTGTGCATAACAAACTCATTGTTGAGAAAGATGGAGAAGAATCACTTATTCCGTTTGATGATATTCATTCGATTATTTGTCATGGAATAGGATTCAGGTATTCGGATAAATTTTTCAAATCTTGTCTGCATCACAAGGTACCGGTAACGTTCTGTGATGAGAAACATATTCCCTTGGGGATGTTGCTCCCTATGCTGCAGCATAAGGATACATCTCAAAGAATGGATATTCAGTTGAAGGCTTCGCTTCCTCGTAGGAAGCAAGCCTGGCAACAAATCATAACAGAGAAGCTGAAGAATCAAAGAGATTTTCTTCAGCATTTACAAATTCCAGGAGTAAAACGCTTAGATGTGTTGTCTCAGACTGTGCTATCAGGTGATAGCTCCAATAATGAAGCTCAGGGAGCAAGAGTGTATTTCGAATCCATTTATGGAACCAGCTTCTTCCGGTCAGATGAGGACAATGCAATCAATGGAAAACTGGACTATGGATATAGCATTCTCCGTTCTGCAGTTGCAAGGGCTGTGGTGGACACCGGATTGCTGCCATCCTGTGGAGTATTTCATTCAAGTCGAATAAACCCGTTTTGCTTGGTTGATGATTTGATGGAGCCTTTTCGCCCGATGGTGGATTCTTTGGTGCTTGCGATGTGTTCCAAGTATGGTGTCATCGAAGATCTGGAATCGCGAGAGAAGAAAGAGTTAATGCGAATAACAGCGAGAGAAGTGGTCTTTGAAGAGCAAGATGTAGAGTTTTCGTATGCGTTGCGTCTATATGTGCTCAGTTATCTTAGTTTTCTTTCACGTAATCGTGATGCTATTCAATTTCCGAAGTACCGATATGCTTGGGCCGTATAA
- the cas9 gene encoding type II CRISPR RNA-guided endonuclease Cas9 (Cas9, originally named Csn1, is the large, multifunctional signature protein of type II CRISPR/Cas systems. It is well known even to general audiences because its RNA-guided endonuclease activity has made it a popular tool for custom editing of eukaryotic genomes.), which yields MSKKVSRRYEEQAQEICQRLGSRPYSIGLDLGVGSIGVAVAAYDPIKKQPSDLVFVSSRIFIPSTGAAERRQKRGQRNSLRHRANRLKFLWKLLAERNLMLSYSEQDVPDPARLRFEDAVVRANPYELRLKGLNEQLTLSELGYALYHIANHRGSSSVRTFLDEEKSSDDKKLEEQQAMTEQLAKEKGISTFIEVLTAFNTNGLIGYRNSESVKSKGVPVPTRDIISNEIDVLLQTQKQFYQEILSDEYCDRIVSAILFENEKIVPEAGCCPYFPDEKKLPRCHFLNEERRLWEAINNARIKMPMQEGAAKRYQSASFSDEQRHILFHIARSGTDITPKLVQKEFPALKTSIIVLQGKEKAIQKIAGFRFRRLEEKSFWKRLSEEQKDDFFSAWTNTPDDKRLSKYLMKHLLLTENEVVDALKTVSLIGDYGPIGKTATQLLMKHLEDGLTYTEALERGMETGEFQELSVWEQQSLLPYYGQILTGSTQALMGKYWHSAFKEKRDSEGFFKPNTNSDEEKYGRIANPVVHQTLNELRKLMNELITILGAKPQEITVELARELKVGAEKREDIIKQQTKQEKEAVLAYSKYCEPNNLDKRYIERFRLLEDQAFVCPYCLEHISVADIAAGRADVDHIFPRDDTADNSYGNKVVAHRQCNDIKGKRTPYAAFSNTSAWGPIMHYLDETPGMWRKRRKFETNEEEYAKYLQSKGFVSRFESDNSYIAKAAKEYLRCLFNPNNVTAVGSLKGMETSILRKAWNLQGIDDLLGSRHWSKDADTSPTMRKNRDDNRHHGLDAIVALYCSRSLVQMINTMSEQGKRAVEIEAMIPIPGYASEPNLSFEAQRELFRKKILEFMDLHAFVSMKTDNDANGALLKDTVYSILGADTQGEDLVFVVKKKIKDIGVKIGDYEEVASAIRGRITDKQPKWYPMEMKDKIEQLQSKNEAALQKYKESLVQAAAVLEESNRKLIESGKKPIQLSEKTISKKALELVGGYYYLISNNKRTKTFVVKEPSNEVKGFAFDTGSNLCLDFYHDAQGKLCGEIIRKIQAMNPSYKPAYMKQGYSLYVRLYQGDVCELRASDLTEAESNLAKTTHVRLPNAKPGRTFVIIITFTEMGSGYQIYFSNLAKSKKGQDTSFTLTTIKNYDVRKVQLSSAGLVRYVSPLLVDKIEKDEVALCGE from the coding sequence ATGTCAAAGAAAGTGTCACGTCGGTATGAAGAGCAAGCACAAGAAATCTGTCAAAGACTAGGTTCTAGACCGTATAGCATTGGCCTTGATTTGGGAGTAGGCTCGATCGGAGTAGCTGTAGCTGCATACGACCCAATTAAAAAGCAACCTTCGGATTTGGTTTTTGTATCTTCAAGAATCTTCATCCCTTCTACTGGCGCTGCCGAAAGACGACAAAAACGTGGACAGCGAAACTCTCTTCGTCATCGGGCAAATCGGCTGAAGTTCCTATGGAAACTTTTAGCAGAACGTAACCTTATGCTTTCGTATTCAGAGCAGGATGTGCCTGACCCCGCGAGACTCCGGTTTGAAGACGCTGTAGTAAGAGCAAATCCATATGAATTACGTCTGAAGGGGCTAAACGAGCAACTAACGCTTTCAGAGCTAGGATATGCCCTGTATCACATTGCTAATCACAGGGGATCTTCTTCCGTACGCACATTTCTCGATGAAGAGAAAAGCTCCGATGATAAGAAGCTTGAGGAACAACAAGCAATGACAGAGCAGCTGGCCAAGGAGAAGGGTATCTCCACGTTTATTGAAGTCCTTACTGCATTCAATACAAATGGCTTAATCGGATATCGCAATTCCGAATCAGTGAAGAGCAAGGGTGTTCCTGTCCCCACTCGTGATATCATTAGCAATGAAATCGATGTATTGCTACAAACGCAAAAACAATTTTATCAGGAAATTCTTTCTGATGAGTATTGTGACCGCATAGTCTCTGCAATTTTGTTTGAGAATGAAAAAATTGTTCCTGAAGCAGGCTGCTGCCCGTATTTTCCAGATGAGAAGAAGCTGCCGCGATGTCATTTCCTCAACGAAGAGCGACGTTTATGGGAGGCTATAAATAATGCCAGGATCAAAATGCCAATGCAAGAGGGCGCTGCCAAACGGTATCAGTCAGCATCCTTTTCTGATGAGCAACGTCATATTCTCTTTCATATAGCAAGATCCGGCACCGATATTACCCCGAAGCTTGTGCAGAAAGAGTTTCCGGCGTTGAAAACGAGCATCATTGTCCTGCAAGGGAAGGAGAAAGCAATCCAGAAAATTGCTGGATTCCGATTTAGGAGGCTTGAAGAAAAATCATTTTGGAAAAGGCTCAGCGAAGAGCAAAAGGATGATTTTTTCAGTGCTTGGACAAATACCCCCGATGACAAACGACTCTCCAAATACTTGATGAAGCATCTTCTTCTCACAGAAAATGAGGTTGTTGATGCATTGAAAACTGTATCTCTGATTGGCGATTACGGCCCGATTGGAAAAACTGCCACGCAATTGCTTATGAAGCATCTTGAAGATGGTTTGACCTATACCGAGGCGCTTGAAAGAGGTATGGAAACCGGTGAGTTTCAGGAACTCTCAGTATGGGAGCAGCAATCGTTGTTGCCATATTATGGACAAATTCTTACTGGATCAACACAGGCCTTGATGGGCAAATATTGGCATTCTGCATTCAAGGAGAAACGTGACAGTGAAGGGTTTTTCAAACCCAACACAAATTCAGATGAAGAGAAGTATGGACGGATTGCCAATCCCGTAGTTCATCAGACACTCAATGAATTACGTAAGCTCATGAATGAATTGATTACGATACTTGGTGCTAAGCCACAGGAAATCACTGTTGAGTTGGCAAGAGAGTTGAAGGTTGGAGCAGAGAAGCGTGAAGATATTATCAAACAACAGACGAAGCAAGAGAAGGAGGCTGTTCTAGCATACTCCAAGTATTGTGAGCCTAACAATCTCGATAAGCGATACATCGAGCGGTTTCGGCTATTAGAAGACCAGGCGTTTGTTTGCCCTTACTGCCTTGAGCATATCTCTGTTGCTGATATTGCGGCGGGAAGAGCTGATGTGGATCATATTTTCCCAAGGGATGATACTGCTGATAACTCTTACGGCAATAAGGTCGTTGCTCACCGTCAATGCAACGATATAAAGGGCAAGAGAACGCCCTATGCTGCTTTCTCCAATACATCTGCATGGGGTCCGATTATGCACTATCTTGACGAGACTCCCGGCATGTGGAGAAAACGGAGAAAATTTGAGACGAATGAGGAAGAATATGCAAAGTATCTTCAATCAAAAGGTTTTGTCTCTCGATTTGAATCGGACAATAGCTATATAGCGAAGGCTGCAAAAGAATACTTGCGATGCCTGTTCAATCCCAATAATGTGACAGCCGTTGGATCATTGAAAGGCATGGAGACGAGTATTCTCCGCAAAGCATGGAACCTTCAAGGAATTGATGACCTTCTGGGCAGCAGGCACTGGTCGAAGGATGCTGATACCTCCCCGACTATGAGGAAAAACCGCGATGACAACCGCCACCATGGACTGGATGCGATTGTTGCCCTCTACTGTTCCCGTTCCTTGGTACAAATGATCAACACGATGTCGGAGCAGGGTAAGCGTGCAGTAGAAATTGAAGCGATGATTCCCATCCCGGGGTATGCCTCGGAACCCAATCTATCATTTGAAGCCCAAAGAGAATTGTTCAGGAAGAAGATTCTGGAATTCATGGACCTTCATGCTTTTGTGAGCATGAAGACTGATAATGATGCAAATGGTGCTTTACTGAAAGATACCGTGTATTCGATTCTTGGTGCAGACACCCAAGGCGAAGACCTTGTGTTTGTAGTGAAGAAGAAGATCAAGGACATTGGGGTTAAGATTGGGGACTATGAGGAGGTTGCTTCGGCAATACGTGGACGCATTACCGATAAACAGCCGAAGTGGTACCCCATGGAAATGAAGGATAAAATTGAACAGTTACAATCTAAGAATGAAGCTGCTCTTCAGAAATACAAAGAGTCCTTGGTTCAGGCTGCAGCAGTACTGGAGGAAAGCAACAGGAAATTGATTGAGTCAGGTAAGAAGCCTATTCAGCTCTCCGAAAAGACAATCAGTAAGAAGGCATTGGAGTTGGTTGGCGGGTATTACTATTTGATTTCCAACAACAAGAGAACTAAAACTTTCGTGGTTAAAGAGCCCTCCAATGAAGTCAAGGGATTTGCGTTTGATACCGGATCTAACTTATGTCTCGACTTCTATCATGATGCACAGGGTAAGCTTTGCGGGGAGATCATTAGGAAAATTCAAGCAATGAATCCATCCTACAAGCCTGCATACATGAAGCAGGGGTACTCGTTATACGTGCGTCTTTATCAAGGTGATGTATGTGAGTTGAGAGCCTCGGATCTAACGGAAGCAGAGTCAAATTTGGCGAAGACCACACATGTGCGACTTCCTAATGCAAAACCAGGAAGAACCTTTGTGATAATTATTACATTCACTGAAATGGGTTCTGGGTATCAAATTTATTTTTCAAATTTAGCTAAATCAAAAAAGGGTCAAGATACCAGCTTTACCTTAACTACAATCAAAAACTATGACGTAAGGAAGGTCCAACTCAGTTCGGCAGGTTTGGTACGCTATGTCTCGCCTCTTTTGGTGGATAAGATTGAAAAGGATGAGGTGGCTTTATGTGGAGAGTGA
- a CDS encoding SDR family NAD(P)-dependent oxidoreductase, whose product MKRFADNVLVVTGSAGDIGRAVALRFAREGAILALFDVRPSDATQAAVEAIGGEARSYRCDVTDAQSVQTAVNQVVSDFGKIDLLFNNAGYQGLFKKTHAYPQDDFFKVININLVGAFHVLRSVSEVMVKQGSGCIVNTASMAGVGVPPNMIAYGSSKAAIISMTKIAAKDLAPYGIRVNAISPAFMGPGVMWDRQVALQAQAGSPYYDSDPLVVEHQMVNEIPMHRLGDIKEIPGVVAFLMSDDASYITGENVRIAGGV is encoded by the coding sequence ATGAAGAGATTTGCTGACAACGTATTGGTGGTAACCGGCTCTGCCGGGGATATTGGTAGGGCTGTAGCGCTTCGGTTTGCCCGGGAAGGGGCTATTTTGGCTCTTTTTGATGTACGCCCAAGCGATGCGACTCAAGCAGCTGTTGAGGCTATCGGGGGAGAAGCCCGTTCCTATCGTTGTGATGTAACCGATGCACAAAGCGTACAGACAGCTGTTAATCAAGTGGTCTCCGACTTTGGAAAGATTGACCTACTGTTCAACAACGCCGGCTACCAAGGGTTGTTCAAGAAGACTCATGCATATCCTCAGGATGATTTCTTCAAGGTAATCAACATCAATCTCGTAGGAGCTTTTCATGTATTGCGTTCAGTATCGGAAGTGATGGTCAAGCAAGGATCGGGTTGTATCGTAAACACCGCCAGCATGGCCGGAGTAGGCGTTCCTCCCAATATGATTGCCTATGGTTCGAGTAAGGCGGCCATTATCTCGATGACCAAGATTGCAGCCAAGGATTTGGCTCCTTATGGCATACGGGTGAATGCTATCAGCCCGGCCTTTATGGGCCCCGGGGTGATGTGGGACCGTCAGGTTGCACTCCAAGCCCAGGCAGGTTCTCCCTATTACGATAGCGACCCTTTAGTAGTAGAGCATCAGATGGTCAATGAAATTCCCATGCATAGGTTAGGGGATATTAAGGAAATCCCAGGTGTTGTCGCCTTTCTTATGAGCGACGATGCCAGCTATATAACCGGAGAGAATGTGCGGATAGCTGGAGGAGTTTAA
- a CDS encoding DMT family transporter, with protein MKQSSDTSNNSALILAFLTVMLWSTGFVFTRIAVRDIGPFPLGLLRYGSAAVILVVIGLVKRIGLPTLKDVPLFLVLGALGFFFYQIFFNVAMTTITAATASVVTATVPVLTAFFASLLFREKLGNLGWIAVCLEFAGILVLTLWQREVSIGWGLAWMIIAALCFAGYNLIQRFATKRYTPVQSTVYTIVASAFMFLLFLPQAIEEVRTAPVQSLLAVLFMGIFPSAIGFLLWTKALSIAKQIGDVTNFMFVTPLLSTLLEIILIGDIPDTGTIIGGLMILFGVALFNNRARLVPRQHAILRKEGV; from the coding sequence ATGAAGCAATCATCCGACACCTCGAATAACAGTGCACTGATCTTGGCTTTCCTTACCGTAATGCTTTGGTCCACGGGCTTTGTATTCACACGCATCGCCGTGCGGGACATCGGGCCATTTCCTTTGGGCCTCCTGCGGTATGGATCGGCTGCTGTTATTCTTGTGGTAATTGGATTGGTCAAACGTATAGGGCTTCCTACATTGAAGGATGTTCCTCTCTTTCTGGTGTTGGGAGCCTTGGGTTTCTTTTTCTACCAGATATTCTTCAATGTAGCGATGACAACCATCACGGCAGCAACGGCGAGCGTTGTAACTGCAACCGTCCCCGTCCTTACAGCCTTCTTTGCCTCACTGCTGTTCAGGGAGAAACTTGGAAACCTTGGGTGGATTGCCGTGTGCCTTGAGTTTGCTGGAATTCTGGTCCTCACACTCTGGCAGCGGGAAGTCTCCATCGGGTGGGGCTTGGCGTGGATGATAATTGCCGCCCTCTGCTTTGCAGGCTACAACCTGATCCAACGCTTTGCCACCAAACGCTATACTCCCGTGCAATCGACGGTCTACACCATAGTAGCTTCTGCCTTCATGTTCCTGTTGTTCCTACCCCAAGCCATTGAGGAAGTAAGGACTGCTCCCGTCCAATCACTCTTGGCTGTCCTGTTCATGGGAATCTTCCCCAGTGCAATCGGTTTTCTGCTCTGGACAAAAGCCTTGTCCATCGCCAAACAAATCGGTGATGTTACCAACTTCATGTTTGTCACGCCCTTGCTCTCCACGTTGCTGGAGATCATCCTGATCGGTGATATTCCCGATACCGGAACCATTATAGGTGGTTTGATGATTCTCTTTGGAGTGGCTCTGTTCAACAATAGGGCGAGGCTGGTACCAAGGCAGCATGCAATCTTACGTAAGGAAGGAGTGTAA
- a CDS encoding ABC transporter ATP-binding protein translates to MALLEIHDVTVAYGMVEALHAITMQIQEGTITSIIGSNGAGKTTIINAISAMVPYKGSIQFDGKQLPLKSNQVVRKGIVQVPEGRKVFAGLTVEENLLVGAYTITDRKQLPQLLARQYALFPRLKERKDQDAGTLSGGEQQMLVICRALMGGPRLLMLDEPSLGLAPIIVREVFETIKQIKESGTTILLVEQNANKSLCMSDYGYVIENGRVILEGKGLALLSDSKVAEAYLGGKRKPMDCK, encoded by the coding sequence ATGGCACTGCTTGAGATTCATGATGTTACCGTGGCCTATGGAATGGTCGAAGCCTTACATGCAATAACGATGCAAATTCAAGAAGGGACTATCACTTCGATTATTGGTTCCAATGGTGCAGGAAAAACTACGATTATTAATGCTATCTCTGCGATGGTCCCTTATAAAGGCTCAATACAGTTTGATGGAAAACAACTTCCCTTAAAGAGTAACCAGGTGGTAAGAAAAGGCATCGTACAAGTACCAGAAGGAAGAAAAGTCTTTGCAGGGCTTACTGTTGAGGAGAACTTATTGGTAGGTGCCTATACCATAACCGACAGAAAACAGCTCCCGCAATTATTGGCACGTCAGTATGCACTTTTCCCTCGGCTGAAAGAACGAAAAGACCAAGATGCGGGTACGCTGTCCGGAGGTGAGCAGCAAATGCTGGTTATCTGCAGGGCCTTGATGGGTGGACCGCGACTTCTGATGCTTGATGAGCCATCGTTGGGATTGGCACCAATTATTGTTCGCGAAGTTTTTGAGACTATTAAGCAAATCAAAGAGAGCGGTACAACTATTCTTCTTGTGGAGCAGAATGCGAACAAGTCGCTTTGTATGAGTGATTATGGGTATGTGATTGAGAATGGTAGAGTCATTCTGGAGGGGAAAGGTCTTGCCTTGCTTTCAGATTCAAAGGTCGCTGAAGCCTACTTGGGGGGTAAGCGAAAACCAATGGATTGCAAATGA